The Actinomycetota bacterium genome contains a region encoding:
- a CDS encoding proteasome activator — protein MTEQPQQSQAPVPGVVVTGEPEQQQPTESIPSPAKVMRIGAMVRQLLEEVRHAPLDEAGRDRMREIYDISVHELSDSLSPDLAQELSRVARPFIGDETPSEAELRVAQAQLVGWLEGLFHGIQATLFAQQMTARNQLEEMRRRAIPGRPGPDPSGQYL, from the coding sequence ATGACCGAGCAGCCACAGCAGTCCCAGGCCCCCGTCCCTGGCGTGGTGGTGACGGGCGAGCCAGAGCAGCAGCAGCCGACCGAGTCGATCCCCAGCCCGGCCAAGGTGATGCGCATCGGCGCCATGGTCCGGCAGCTCCTGGAGGAGGTCCGGCACGCCCCGCTGGACGAGGCCGGCCGGGACCGGATGCGCGAGATCTACGACATCTCCGTGCACGAGCTGTCCGACAGCCTCTCGCCCGATCTGGCTCAGGAGCTGAGCCGGGTCGCCCGTCCGTTCATCGGCGATGAGACCCCCAGCGAGGCCGAGCTCCGGGTTGCCCAGGCCCAGCTCGTCGGCTGGCTCGAGGGCCTCTTCCACGGCATCCAGGCGACCCTGTTCGCCCAGCAGATGACCGCCCGCAACCAGCTCGAGGAGATGCGCCGCCGCGCCATCCCCGGCCGCCCCGGCCCCGACCCCTCGGGCCAGTACCTGTAG
- a CDS encoding multicopper oxidase domain-containing protein — protein MPGRSALPFATLLAGVVLLASACSLPDLAGAGAGRPGRDGRAGRPAPAPRATPRPPRPTWATGGPVRVVMNDRFRYRPAAIIVRAGRRVTFVVSNVGRLPHEFILGDRTTQLAHERRMQAPPGGHVHAHGPTAGALTVPPGATRRISWTFDEPGMVIYGCHVLGHWAAGMKGTITVVAPDRPVPR, from the coding sequence ATGCCCGGCCGCTCCGCTCTCCCGTTCGCCACCCTGCTGGCCGGCGTCGTCCTGCTCGCCTCGGCCTGCTCCCTCCCCGACCTGGCCGGTGCGGGCGCCGGGCGGCCCGGTCGCGACGGCCGGGCCGGCCGGCCGGCCCCGGCGCCGCGGGCCACGCCGCGCCCGCCCAGGCCGACCTGGGCGACCGGCGGCCCCGTGCGGGTGGTGATGAACGACCGCTTCCGCTACCGGCCCGCCGCCATCATCGTCCGGGCCGGCCGCCGGGTCACCTTCGTCGTCTCCAACGTCGGCAGGCTCCCCCATGAGTTCATCCTCGGTGACCGCACCACCCAGCTCGCCCACGAACGCCGCATGCAGGCCCCGCCCGGGGGCCACGTCCACGCCCACGGCCCCACCGCCGGCGCCCTCACCGTCCCGCCGGGAGCGACCCGCCGCATCAGCTGGACCTTCGACGAGCCCGGCATGGTCATCTACGGCTGCCACGTCCTGGGCCACTGGGCCGCCGGCATGAAGGGCACCATCACGGTCGTCGCCCCCGACCGCCCGGTCCCCCGCTGA
- a CDS encoding ParA family protein, with protein MRRVAVANQKGGVGKTTTVVNLGAALAEQGRRVLVIDLDPQANASTWLGTVDARALYEVFENGAPLEKAVRGTGVDNLDLVPSSSWMTRAERNATTQAGAEMILRQAVDELPPDGWDYILMDCPPALGLLCYSALAACDEVLIPVQTRVMPLAGLVALNQTIDTVKLRLNRRLRLSAVLPSQVDKRTALSREIVESLRERFGDVVMQTMIRESVRVAEAPGHRLPVTIYAPDSSVADDYRTAAAEFDARSAADGQTQADGRLQRAR; from the coding sequence GACGGTGGTCAACCTCGGCGCCGCCCTGGCCGAGCAGGGCCGGCGCGTGCTCGTGATCGACCTGGACCCGCAGGCCAACGCGAGCACCTGGCTTGGCACCGTCGACGCCCGCGCCCTCTACGAGGTGTTCGAGAACGGGGCCCCGCTCGAGAAGGCGGTCCGCGGCACCGGCGTCGACAACCTCGACCTGGTGCCGTCGTCGTCCTGGATGACGAGGGCCGAGCGCAACGCCACCACCCAGGCCGGGGCCGAGATGATCCTGCGCCAGGCGGTGGACGAGCTTCCCCCCGACGGCTGGGACTACATCCTGATGGACTGCCCGCCGGCGCTCGGGCTCCTCTGCTACTCCGCCCTGGCCGCCTGCGACGAGGTCCTCATCCCCGTCCAGACCCGGGTCATGCCGCTGGCCGGCCTGGTCGCGCTCAACCAGACGATCGACACCGTCAAGCTCCGGCTCAACCGCCGCCTGCGGCTGTCGGCGGTGCTGCCCTCGCAGGTCGACAAGCGCACGGCCCTGTCCAGGGAGATCGTGGAGAGCCTGCGCGAGCGGTTCGGGGACGTGGTCATGCAGACCATGATCCGCGAGAGCGTGCGGGTCGCCGAGGCCCCAGGGCACCGCCTCCCGGTCACCATCTACGCCCCTGACAGCTCCGTGGCGGACGACTACCGGACCGCCGCGGCAGAGTTCGACGCGAGGAGTGCCGCGGATGGCCAGACCCAAGCGGATGGGCGCCTACAACGCGCTCGATGA